Proteins from a genomic interval of Clostridium sp. 'deep sea':
- a CDS encoding polysaccharide deacetylase family protein, whose protein sequence is MSKKLLIFSFIITLLLTTIIFSWWQTAKILFNRVEAEVFIENINVEKCTRPQLEQIVAELAKAHETKAVDAVYNKKENTIVPEICGSTVDQIKTINNALKAKKGEKLKLVKIYTNPKITLKNYPKAIVRQGNPQKKQVTLMINVDWGIPDPLSYFLSVLKSFNVTTTFCVTGRIIDKFPETVAQIVLEGHEIASHGYYHHGSTHNYHSMTKQEFIEDFTKTQSALKKAVDTKMIYYSPPSGIINDNILDAALELNYRTVLWTHGLDTVDWREPPSEKIVKKITKNAVNGGIVLMHPKQCTLDALPQLLEWFKNNNYEVVPLRELLSPYNKEVKTCD, encoded by the coding sequence ATGAGTAAAAAACTACTAATATTCTCCTTTATAATAACGCTGTTGCTAACAACTATTATATTTAGCTGGTGGCAAACAGCTAAAATACTATTTAATAGAGTAGAGGCGGAGGTTTTTATTGAAAACATAAATGTTGAAAAATGCACTAGGCCACAGTTAGAGCAAATAGTTGCAGAATTGGCTAAGGCTCACGAAACAAAGGCTGTGGATGCTGTTTACAATAAAAAAGAAAACACCATTGTACCCGAAATATGTGGTAGTACTGTTGATCAAATAAAAACCATAAACAACGCTTTAAAAGCAAAAAAAGGAGAAAAACTAAAGTTAGTAAAAATCTATACAAATCCAAAAATCACCTTAAAAAATTATCCTAAAGCAATAGTTCGCCAAGGAAATCCTCAAAAAAAACAAGTAACTCTTATGATAAACGTAGATTGGGGTATACCCGATCCTCTTAGCTATTTTTTATCAGTACTAAAAAGCTTTAATGTAACTACAACCTTTTGCGTAACAGGAAGAATAATAGATAAGTTTCCTGAAACAGTTGCGCAAATAGTGCTTGAGGGTCACGAGATTGCCTCACACGGCTATTACCATCACGGTAGCACTCATAACTATCACAGCATGACAAAACAAGAATTTATAGAGGATTTTACCAAAACTCAAAGTGCCTTAAAAAAAGCAGTAGATACAAAAATGATATACTATAGTCCGCCTTCTGGTATCATAAACGATAATATCCTAGATGCCGCCCTAGAGCTGAATTATAGAACAGTACTTTGGACCCACGGTTTAGATACCGTAGATTGGCGTGAACCCCCTAGTGAAAAAATAGTAAAAAAAATAACTAAAAATGCAGTAAACGGGGGAATTGTCCTAATGCACCCCAAACAGTGTACGTTAGATGCCTTACCACAGCTTTTAGAATGGTTTAAAAATAACAACTACGAGGTTGTTCCATTAAGAGAGTTATTATCACCATACAATAAAGAGGTGAAAACATGCGACTAA
- a CDS encoding YlmC/YmxH family sporulation protein: MRLSEMKNKEIINLNDGSRIGILGEMDVSFNQKTGKVIALEISKGSTLGLRDPSTYIVPWSAIKTFGVDMILIEMEST; the protein is encoded by the coding sequence ATGCGACTAAGTGAAATGAAAAACAAAGAAATAATAAACCTAAATGATGGCTCAAGAATAGGAATCCTAGGAGAAATGGACGTATCATTTAACCAAAAAACAGGAAAAGTAATTGCCCTAGAAATAAGCAAAGGCTCAACCCTAGGGCTACGCGACCCCTCAACGTATATAGTTCCTTGGAGTGCAATAAAAACATTTGGGGTTGATATGATATTGATAGAAATGGAGAGTACTTAG
- a CDS encoding IS3 family transposase has product MKYSKKRGVSKKYTLSKVRNESSYKTVKYYSEKGYKVSIICNVLGISRSAYYKHRNREKSIKEKNDELVCTLIKEYHSTFDGILGYRRMTMFINRLNHKSYSKGYIHRLMKFLGIKARIRLKKVSRKIVEPNYTKDNVLARNFKAEKPNEKWLTDVTEFSIPNDSRKLFLSPIMDLYDNSIIEYKLSFRNNNQLVFSMFDNAIKKYPNAKPIFHSDRGFQYTTSLFKKRIKDSEMIQSMSRVGKCIDNGPMECFFGILKTEMFYGKKFNSLEELKSKIISYIKFYNEKRFQKKLRCLAGM; this is encoded by the coding sequence TTGAAGTACTCAAAAAAAAGAGGAGTTTCAAAAAAATATACTCTCTCAAAAGTAAGAAATGAATCTAGTTACAAAACAGTAAAATATTACAGTGAAAAGGGTTATAAAGTAAGCATAATCTGTAATGTCTTAGGAATCTCACGAAGTGCATATTACAAACATAGGAATAGAGAAAAATCTATAAAAGAAAAGAACGATGAATTAGTATGTACTTTAATAAAAGAGTACCATTCAACCTTTGACGGTATTCTGGGCTATAGAAGAATGACCATGTTTATAAATAGGCTTAACCATAAGTCTTATTCAAAGGGATATATTCATCGCTTAATGAAATTTCTAGGCATCAAAGCTAGAATTAGGTTGAAGAAAGTAAGTCGCAAAATAGTTGAACCCAATTACACTAAGGATAATGTGTTAGCTAGGAATTTTAAAGCAGAAAAACCAAATGAAAAATGGCTCACTGATGTAACAGAGTTTAGTATTCCTAATGACAGTCGTAAACTCTTTTTGAGTCCTATAATGGATCTATATGATAATAGCATTATTGAATATAAGTTATCCTTTAGGAATAATAACCAACTAGTGTTTAGCATGTTTGATAATGCGATAAAAAAATATCCTAATGCTAAACCAATATTTCATAGCGATAGAGGTTTTCAATACACTACAAGTCTTTTTAAGAAAAGAATTAAGGATTCTGAGATGATTCAAAGTATGTCACGTGTTGGTAAGTGTATTGACAATGGTCCAATGGAATGCTTCTTTGGCATACTTAAAACAGAGATGTTCTATGGTAAAAAGTTTAATTCATTAGAAGAGTTAAAATCTAAGATTATTAGCTATATTAAGTTTTACAATGAGAAAAGGTTTCAAAAAAAGCTAAGGTGCTTAGCGGGTATGTAA
- a CDS encoding helix-turn-helix domain-containing protein, translated as MTRKYKYSKEEKIAACKKYIEGNMGYRGVAKEYGCNHMMLRQWCLTYKIHGEKAFDPKEKNRQYTKGFKESVIKEYQTGEYGLQDLSAKYDITSTTISKWISKYYNGIDLRNYKTKGEICTMKSHKTTFDERLEIVKWVIENGMNYKEATKKFNNAYHNIYNWTQSYLKNGADGLRHQKRGPKKLEDIDLSKLSEVERLKLELKMERELRKRREFEIEVLKKKRSFKKIYSLKSKK; from the coding sequence ATGACAAGAAAATATAAATATAGTAAAGAAGAAAAAATAGCAGCATGTAAAAAATACATTGAAGGGAACATGGGATACAGAGGGGTAGCCAAGGAGTATGGTTGTAACCATATGATGCTAAGACAGTGGTGTTTGACGTATAAGATTCATGGAGAAAAAGCATTCGATCCTAAAGAAAAGAATAGACAGTATACAAAAGGATTCAAAGAATCAGTAATTAAAGAATATCAAACAGGAGAATATGGGCTGCAGGATTTAAGTGCAAAATACGATATAACATCTACAACTATTTCTAAGTGGATCAGTAAGTATTATAATGGTATAGATTTAAGAAATTATAAGACTAAAGGAGAAATCTGTACCATGAAATCTCATAAAACAACCTTTGATGAACGGTTAGAAATAGTTAAGTGGGTTATTGAGAATGGAATGAACTATAAAGAGGCTACAAAGAAGTTTAATAATGCCTACCATAATATATACAATTGGACTCAGTCTTATTTAAAAAATGGTGCAGATGGACTTAGACATCAGAAGCGTGGTCCAAAAAAATTAGAAGACATAGATTTATCTAAACTAAGTGAGGTAGAGAGATTAAAGCTTGAGCTTAAAATGGAGAGAGAGCTTAGAAAAAGACGAGAATTTGAGATTGAAGTACTCAAAAAAAAGAGGAGTTTCAAAAAAATATACTCTCTCAAAAGTAAGAAATGA